The Candidatus Abyssobacteria bacterium SURF_5 genome includes a window with the following:
- a CDS encoding formylmethanofuran dehydrogenase, with amino-acid sequence MNKLHTFDEAVRFHGHECPGLAIGYRVAATAIELLAVERPQDEELVAVVENDTCAVDAVQVVTGCTFGKGNLVFKDYGKGGFSFFSRNKNKAFRITYRGFPTLPGADGARMEELKKRIRVENSATDNERKEFGTLRQKLIKHILTVPPEELLKWQELTEEPPAPARIHQSIVCENCGEQVMDTRIRRLKGRSLCIPCAEAAAKKART; translated from the coding sequence ATGAATAAATTGCACACCTTTGATGAAGCTGTCCGGTTCCATGGGCACGAATGCCCCGGGCTGGCGATTGGATATAGGGTAGCTGCGACGGCCATTGAACTTCTTGCGGTCGAGCGCCCTCAAGATGAAGAACTGGTTGCGGTCGTTGAAAACGACACCTGCGCCGTCGACGCCGTGCAGGTGGTTACCGGCTGCACCTTCGGCAAGGGCAACCTCGTTTTCAAAGACTACGGCAAGGGCGGTTTCAGCTTCTTTTCGAGAAACAAAAACAAGGCATTTCGCATTACATATCGAGGATTTCCGACTCTGCCCGGTGCTGACGGGGCGCGCATGGAGGAACTGAAGAAACGAATCCGCGTCGAAAATTCGGCGACCGACAACGAGCGAAAAGAGTTCGGCACCCTTCGCCAAAAGCTGATCAAGCATATTCTGACTGTGCCGCCCGAAGAGCTTCTCAAGTGGCAGGAACTGACGGAGGAACCGCCCGCGCCCGCACGCATCCACCAGAGCATCGTGTGCGAAAACTGCGGCGAACAGGTCATGGACACGCGCATCCGGCGCCTGAAAGGACGCAGCCTCTGCATCCCCTGCGCCGAAGCCGCAGCAAAGAAAGCAAGGACATAA
- a CDS encoding tetratricopeptide repeat protein: MIITLENTSPTILERAEAILKRLAFLGLAILALSLFAHKIIDTDIWWHLRTGKLILESGRIPATDPYSFTAGGNQWIDLHWLFQLIVYTAYHTFGSYALSLLFVAVYSATFYVTWLSCRRPRSRLLALLFIWLALLAGSFRFLARPEAFTYLMIALYTLLLIKHDRGRIGARIFLLVPLQIIWTNLQALFILGPCLIIAYFLDSILIDREKPYFSIRRRWDLSVFSDRKTLRLGALFALTVAASLINPYGLKGLLFPATLFTRVGGMENVFANSVAEFQPPFSGYNVTSATMYFAGFLALSALALALDWRNARLSHIFIFLGMGYLALNARRNVPVFMLAVLPFVVVHARNVVDRWRMLFNLERRHSRGLAMAAYLMLMAIMAVQTVRIWNNRYYISDKRAERFGIGFKEHSFPQESLSFIKEKKLSGPFFNSLDAGGMFIWQMFPSEKVFIDPRLEVNTETVLAEYCSVLSNPKQFSELADQYGFNAALISHTSQDGLFMAPIIYSTPGWFLVHLDPVAAVFARATSKNVDVIARNRIDITRWKPPTVAPDDPLNGQNPDMLRKISDWINVLAPSDADAQIKFNLGLVFLVMGQNEQAAEQLKAGLELQPDSPEAYYNMGLAFDRMGRQETALYCYKKAVALDWRHALAHTNLGRIYDERGLKDEAEREYKLALRWNEDEAIALYNLGALYLENGRYDNARKYLTRALKADPSLIAAREALQQLENK, encoded by the coding sequence GCGGCAATCAATGGATCGACCTTCACTGGCTGTTCCAATTGATCGTTTACACCGCCTATCACACGTTCGGATCCTATGCGCTGTCCCTGCTTTTCGTCGCCGTCTATTCCGCAACGTTCTACGTTACCTGGCTCTCGTGCCGGCGCCCCAGGAGTCGCCTGTTAGCACTGCTGTTCATCTGGCTCGCGCTTCTTGCCGGCAGCTTCCGATTCCTTGCGCGTCCGGAAGCATTCACCTACCTTATGATAGCGCTGTACACACTCCTCCTCATCAAACACGATCGCGGCCGAATCGGCGCGCGAATTTTTCTGCTCGTTCCGCTGCAAATTATCTGGACCAACCTGCAGGCGCTCTTCATTCTCGGCCCTTGCCTGATTATTGCGTACTTCCTCGATTCTATTTTAATAGATAGGGAAAAACCATATTTTTCAATCCGAAGAAGATGGGATCTGTCAGTATTTTCTGACAGGAAGACACTCCGGCTCGGAGCACTTTTCGCCTTGACCGTTGCCGCTTCCCTCATAAATCCCTACGGATTGAAGGGGCTCCTGTTTCCGGCCACGCTCTTTACGAGAGTCGGCGGAATGGAAAACGTCTTTGCGAATTCGGTCGCCGAATTTCAGCCGCCGTTCTCCGGATACAACGTCACAAGCGCCACGATGTATTTCGCCGGGTTCCTCGCATTGAGCGCCCTTGCGCTCGCGCTCGACTGGCGAAACGCGAGACTCAGCCACATCTTTATCTTTCTCGGAATGGGCTATCTCGCCCTCAACGCCCGCAGAAACGTGCCGGTTTTCATGCTCGCCGTTCTCCCGTTTGTGGTTGTGCATGCTCGAAATGTTGTTGATAGGTGGCGCATGCTCTTCAACCTGGAACGCCGGCATTCCCGCGGCCTCGCCATGGCCGCGTATCTGATGCTCATGGCGATCATGGCCGTACAGACCGTGCGAATATGGAACAATCGGTACTATATCTCAGACAAGCGCGCGGAAAGATTCGGCATCGGCTTCAAAGAACATTCATTTCCGCAGGAGTCGTTGTCGTTCATCAAGGAGAAGAAGTTGTCTGGTCCGTTCTTCAACAGCCTCGATGCCGGCGGCATGTTTATCTGGCAGATGTTCCCATCGGAAAAAGTGTTCATTGATCCGCGCCTGGAAGTAAACACAGAAACCGTTCTGGCCGAGTATTGCAGTGTCCTGTCGAACCCGAAACAGTTCTCCGAACTTGCCGATCAATATGGATTTAACGCCGCCCTCATATCGCACACATCACAAGATGGGCTCTTCATGGCGCCAATCATTTACAGCACCCCCGGCTGGTTCCTCGTACACCTCGATCCCGTTGCCGCCGTTTTCGCCAGGGCAACTTCCAAAAATGTAGACGTGATCGCGAGGAATCGGATCGATATCACTCGCTGGAAACCACCAACAGTCGCGCCCGATGACCCTCTCAACGGACAAAACCCGGACATGTTGAGGAAGATTTCTGATTGGATCAACGTTCTTGCGCCGTCGGACGCAGACGCGCAAATCAAATTCAATCTCGGCCTCGTTTTCCTCGTGATGGGGCAGAATGAGCAGGCGGCCGAGCAGTTGAAGGCCGGCCTCGAGCTCCAACCGGATTCGCCGGAGGCATACTACAATATGGGACTGGCGTTTGACCGGATGGGCCGGCAGGAAACCGCACTCTACTGCTACAAGAAGGCCGTCGCGCTCGACTGGCGGCATGCGCTGGCGCATACCAATCTTGGGCGGATCTATGATGAGCGGGGACTGAAAGACGAGGCAGAAAGAGAGTACAAGCTCGCGCTTCGATGGAATGAAGATGAGGCGATCGCCTTATATAACCTCGGGGCGCTCTATCTCGAAAACGGGCGCTACGACAACGCCCGCAAGTATCTCACGCGAGCACTCAAGGCCGACCCTTCCCTTATCGCCGCACGCGAAGCCCTCCAGCAGCTCGAAAACAAATAG
- a CDS encoding carboxylate--amine ligase, which translates to MELITQALKAGQRTLSEYQSKQLLSAYGIPVTREFLAKDKKEALEYAKKIGYPVVLKGCSPALTHKTERQLVAVKLRDEKEVGEAFDAITKRAGEPMDGILVQEMISGSRELVVGLTRDEQFGPCAMLGLGGIFVEVLKQVTFRIAPLEERDALEMMDELPGKKMLEAFRGEPPVDRKTLAKILMTIGNIGLENDAVKEIDVNPLIVSGDKPVAVDALVVLGD; encoded by the coding sequence ATGGAACTCATTACACAAGCCCTCAAGGCGGGACAACGGACGCTTTCCGAATACCAGTCCAAGCAGCTTCTGAGCGCCTACGGCATCCCCGTGACGCGCGAATTCCTCGCGAAGGACAAGAAAGAGGCGCTCGAATACGCGAAAAAGATCGGGTATCCGGTCGTCCTGAAAGGTTGCTCGCCCGCATTGACCCACAAGACGGAGCGCCAGTTGGTGGCCGTCAAACTGCGGGATGAAAAAGAAGTCGGCGAGGCGTTCGATGCGATCACCAAGCGGGCCGGTGAGCCAATGGACGGCATTCTCGTACAGGAGATGATATCGGGCAGCCGCGAGCTGGTCGTCGGGCTCACGCGCGACGAGCAGTTCGGCCCGTGCGCGATGCTCGGGCTCGGCGGCATTTTCGTTGAAGTGCTCAAGCAGGTGACTTTCCGGATCGCTCCGCTCGAGGAGCGAGACGCCCTCGAGATGATGGATGAGCTGCCGGGAAAGAAAATGCTCGAGGCGTTTCGCGGCGAGCCGCCGGTCGACCGCAAGACGCTGGCCAAGATTTTGATGACTATCGGCAATATCGGTCTCGAAAACGATGCCGTGAAAGAAATAGACGTCAATCCGCTCATTGTCTCGGGAGATAAGCCAGTCGCCGTTGACGCACTGGTGGTCCTGGGAGATTGA